The Polycladomyces subterraneus genome has a segment encoding these proteins:
- a CDS encoding ArpU family phage packaging/lysis transcriptional regulator, with the protein MVRLQQIERALWVLNLDERYLIEKRYLDRASADDMIVCDELGWSKRTYYRIKRRALDKLAIALNLI; encoded by the coding sequence ATGGTCAGACTCCAACAGATTGAGCGGGCATTGTGGGTCTTGAATCTGGATGAGCGGTATTTGATTGAAAAGCGGTACCTGGATCGAGCGTCCGCGGATGATATGATTGTTTGCGATGAGCTTGGGTGGAGTAAGCGAACCTATTACCGGATCAAAAGACGGGCATTGGATAAACTGGCAATAGCATTAAATCTGATTTAA
- a CDS encoding GNAT family N-acetyltransferase, whose protein sequence is MDVKIRCANVSDAGYIAALSGQLDYPTSQEAVSIWLQRFLNHEDHAVFVAEVGQNIVGWVHAYKTYYLYGPVFAEIGGIVVDSNHRGTSVAQQLMQSCEEWAKNNGCAYVRARSGSTRLRAHAFYTKIGYEQSKTQKVFTKYLI, encoded by the coding sequence TTGGATGTCAAAATAAGATGTGCTAACGTTTCAGACGCTGGCTATATAGCAGCTTTGTCAGGCCAGTTGGATTACCCCACGAGTCAAGAAGCAGTTAGTATCTGGTTACAGCGGTTTTTGAATCATGAGGATCATGCTGTTTTTGTCGCGGAAGTTGGCCAGAATATTGTGGGTTGGGTACATGCGTATAAGACTTATTATTTATATGGACCTGTATTTGCTGAAATTGGGGGGATTGTAGTAGACAGTAACCATAGAGGCACCTCAGTTGCACAACAATTAATGCAAAGTTGTGAAGAGTGGGCGAAGAATAACGGCTGTGCTTACGTTCGTGCACGTTCAGGTTCTACTCGCTTAAGAGCTCATGCATTCTATACAAAAATTGGTTATGAACAGTCAAAAACCCAAAAGGTATTTACGAAGTACCTTATTTAA
- a CDS encoding IS1182 family transposase (programmed frameshift) yields the protein MFQTHSHQQGCIELVNIEDLVPQNHLLRKIDATIDFSFIAEKTRPLYCEDNGRPCVDPVMLFKMLFIGYLYGIRSERRLVEEVRVNVAYRWFVGLSLTDKVPHATTFSQNRRRRFNGTTIFQEIFDEIVLQAINHGLIEGKELFTDSTFLKANANKNKFTRQMVRQSTEKYVEELDRAIDEDREAHGKRPLKKKDTPKIEKEIRVSTTDPESGYMVREGKPEGFFYLDHRTVDGKHNLITDVYVTPRNVHDAKPYLARLKRQKERFGFKVEAVALDAGYLTSPICHALKEQGIFAVIAHRRFHPQKGLFHKWQFKYDAERDVYICPGKHELTYRTTNRQGYREYKSDPQTCLDCPFLSRCTRSKNHVKTMTRHVWEDAKEWVRQNRLSERGKVLYKRRKETIERSFADAKELHGHRYARMRGLARVTEQCLLTAVCQNIKKMVLLLWKRSKGPEGGPFLRDLCLIFSIFFQYLYKTQRFFRWVCQ from the exons ATGTTTCAAACCCACTCCCATCAGCAAGGCTGCATCGAATTGGTCAACATCGAGGATTTGGTGCCACAGAATCACTTGTTGCGTAAGATCGACGCCACCATCGACTTTTCGTTCATCGCGGAAAAGACCCGACCGTTATACTGCGAGGACAACGGGCGTCCCTGCGTAGACCCGGTAATGTTGTTCAAAATGTTGTTCATCGGGTATTTGTATGGCATTCGCTCCGAACGGCGCCTGGTGGAAGAAGTGCGGGTCAACGTAGCATATCGTTGGTTTGTGGGACTTTCCTTGACAGACAAGGTGCCGCACGCTACCACATTCAGCCAGAACCGACGACGCAGATTCAACGGAACAACCATCTTCCAAGAGATTTTTGACGAGATCGTCCTGCAAGCCATCAACCACGGACTGATCGAGGGGAAAGAACTGTTTACGGACTCGACGTTTTTAAAAGCGAACGCCAACAAGAACAAATTCACCCGTCAGATGGTTCGTCAGTCCACGGAGAAGTATGTGGAGGAATTGGATCGTGCCATTGACGAGGATCGTGAAGCGCACGGCAAGCGGCCGTTA AAAAAAAAAGACACCCCTAAGATAGAAAAGGAAATCCGCGTCAGCACCACTGATCCGGAAAGCGGCTACATGGTGCGGGAAGGCAAACCGGAAGGGTTTTTCTATCTGGATCACCGGACGGTAGACGGTAAACACAACCTCATCACGGACGTGTACGTCACACCTAGAAACGTGCACGACGCCAAACCCTACCTGGCTCGTCTGAAACGGCAGAAGGAACGCTTCGGCTTTAAAGTGGAAGCCGTAGCGCTGGATGCCGGATACCTGACGAGTCCGATTTGCCATGCCTTAAAAGAGCAAGGGATCTTTGCCGTCATCGCCCATCGCCGTTTCCACCCGCAAAAAGGATTGTTTCACAAATGGCAGTTCAAGTACGACGCTGAGCGTGACGTATACATATGTCCGGGAAAACATGAACTGACTTACCGAACCACCAACCGCCAAGGATACCGGGAATACAAATCCGATCCGCAAACATGCCTGGATTGCCCGTTTTTATCCCGGTGTACACGTTCGAAGAACCATGTGAAAACCATGACCCGTCACGTATGGGAAGATGCCAAGGAGTGGGTTCGTCAAAACCGGTTAAGCGAGCGGGGAAAAGTGCTCTACAAACGAAGGAAAGAGACGATCGAGCGGAGTTTTGCGGATGCGAAGGAACTGCACGGACATCGCTACGCACGGATGAGGGGGCTTGCCAGAGTAACGGAGCAATGCCTCCTTACTGCCGTGTGCCAAAACATCAAGAAAATGGTCTTGCTCCTCTGGAAGAGGAGCAAGGGGCCCGAAGGCGGGCCCTTTCTCCGTGATCTTTGTCTGATTTTCTCTATTTTCTTCCAATACCTATACAAAACCCAGCGGTTTTTCCGCTGGGTTTGTCAATAG
- a CDS encoding YheC/YheD family protein, giving the protein MGKILKTSAMIQSPLVRKHIPLTRWLNEETLTDMLKKHYTVFIKPDKGSGGYGIIRVRKTSKNLFEVIMGTKRQLVPQENLMKYIQNFTRPFRSYLVQQGIKLSQYKGRPFDFRIYMQKPRNSWVVSGKVTRVAAPGRFLTNYHQGAKPVTVPEVLRSVLNNNKKVAEMIQQIGQLSLATAQVLDAHFPGIRELGIDIALEKSGKLWILEANTSPACITFRLLPDKTMYHRILMNRRYIYNAYV; this is encoded by the coding sequence ATGGGGAAAATTTTGAAGACGAGCGCTATGATCCAAAGCCCATTGGTACGTAAGCATATCCCTCTGACCCGGTGGTTGAATGAAGAAACCTTGACAGACATGTTGAAAAAACATTACACGGTGTTCATCAAACCGGACAAGGGGAGCGGAGGGTATGGGATTATTCGTGTTCGGAAGACATCGAAAAATCTTTTTGAAGTCATTATGGGCACCAAAAGACAACTAGTTCCGCAGGAGAACCTGATGAAGTACATTCAGAATTTCACACGTCCCTTCAGATCTTATTTGGTCCAACAGGGAATCAAACTGTCCCAATACAAAGGCCGTCCCTTTGACTTTCGGATCTACATGCAGAAACCTAGGAATAGTTGGGTAGTTTCCGGTAAGGTGACACGTGTCGCCGCCCCAGGCCGTTTCCTGACCAACTACCATCAGGGGGCGAAACCCGTCACCGTACCGGAAGTTTTAAGAAGCGTCCTGAACAATAACAAAAAGGTGGCAGAAATGATCCAACAGATAGGTCAATTGTCCCTGGCGACTGCGCAGGTATTAGATGCCCATTTTCCGGGGATCCGCGAGCTGGGAATCGATATCGCTTTGGAGAAGAGCGGAAAGTTGTGGATACTGGAAGCCAATACGAGCCCGGCTTGTATCACTTTCCGCTTGCTTCCTGACAAAACCATGTACCATCGGATCTTGATGAACCGACGTTACATCTATAATGCCTATGTATAA